One Azospirillum brasilense DNA window includes the following coding sequences:
- the rpmB gene encoding 50S ribosomal protein L28 gives MARRCSVTGKGTQFGNNVSHANNKTRRRFQPNLQETSLLSDALGQMVRLRISTNAIRSIEHKGGLDAFLLDAKDDVLSLDARRLKRRIAKAQDKQQAAAA, from the coding sequence ATGGCACGTCGGTGCTCCGTGACCGGTAAGGGCACGCAGTTTGGCAACAACGTCAGCCACGCCAACAACAAGACCCGCCGCCGTTTCCAGCCGAACCTGCAGGAAACCTCGCTGCTGAGCGACGCTCTGGGTCAGATGGTGCGCCTGCGTATCTCCACCAACGCGATCCGTTCGATCGAGCACAAGGGCGGCCTCGACGCCTTCCTGCTCGACGCGAAGGACGATGTCCTCAGCCTGGATGCGCGCCGCCTGAAGCGCCGCATCGCCAAGGCCCAGGACAAGCAGCAGGCCGCCGCGGCCTGA